From one Mycobacterium colombiense CECT 3035 genomic stretch:
- a CDS encoding crotonase/enoyl-CoA hydratase family protein, which translates to MTSTGDVTVAIDDGVMVVTIDRPAQRNAMTKDAAERIAAAMEELDSSPDIAVGVLTGAGGTFCAGMDLKRFAAGEVPRVPGRGFAGLTEAPPAKPLIAAVEGWALGGGFEIVLACDMVIAGQSARFGLPEVKRGLVARGGGAVRLPRRLPRAIALQVLLTGEPLDAGTARHFGLVNEVVEDGQALAAGLGLARSIARNAPLAVAAAKRIAVESEDWVASELFTGQQPIVEPVFSSADAAEGAKAFAERRTPIWTGR; encoded by the coding sequence ATGACCAGTACCGGCGATGTCACCGTCGCGATCGACGACGGGGTCATGGTTGTCACCATCGACCGCCCCGCGCAGCGCAATGCGATGACCAAGGACGCCGCCGAACGGATCGCGGCAGCCATGGAGGAACTCGACTCGAGCCCCGACATCGCAGTCGGGGTGTTGACCGGCGCAGGCGGAACATTCTGCGCCGGAATGGATTTGAAGCGATTCGCGGCGGGAGAGGTGCCTCGGGTACCGGGCCGCGGGTTCGCCGGGCTGACCGAGGCGCCCCCGGCCAAGCCCTTGATCGCGGCCGTCGAGGGGTGGGCGCTGGGCGGGGGATTCGAGATCGTGCTCGCCTGCGACATGGTGATCGCCGGGCAGAGCGCCCGGTTCGGCCTACCCGAAGTCAAGCGCGGTTTGGTGGCTCGAGGTGGCGGGGCGGTGCGACTACCCCGCCGGCTACCGCGAGCCATTGCGTTACAGGTGCTGCTCACCGGCGAACCGCTCGACGCGGGCACCGCCCGGCACTTCGGATTGGTCAACGAAGTGGTCGAGGACGGGCAGGCGCTGGCGGCCGGACTCGGACTGGCGCGCAGTATCGCGCGAAACGCGCCCCTTGCGGTGGCCGCCGCCAAGCGCATCGCCGTCGAATCCGAGGACTGGGTAGCCAGCGAGCTGTTCACGGGGCAGCAGCCGATCGTCGAGCCGGTCTTCTCCTCGGCGGACGCTGCCGAAGGCGCCAAGGCGTTCGCGGAACGACGCACCCCTATTTGGACTGGCAGATGA
- a CDS encoding GntR family transcriptional regulator, whose amino-acid sequence MPKQYGIKDRDRAAAWVMERLFDGRLRSGDKLDRQRIADEVGISRVPVQEMLGQLERDGIVRSEYHRAARLEPFDPDAVHETYELFGLVTGHAAAAAALAMTAGLANELSALVAEMRDANKERFNELTWEFRRLVNTAASGPRMRAMLSTFRTFMPTAYTLLLDRPGNRAAILRHYRGECRALTKGDSAGARRAAESRCADEAEMLLTELVRRGVFEHAAQRGRRG is encoded by the coding sequence ATGCCGAAGCAGTACGGCATCAAGGACCGCGACCGCGCCGCGGCATGGGTGATGGAACGGCTCTTCGACGGGCGGCTGCGCTCCGGTGACAAGCTGGATCGCCAGCGGATCGCCGACGAAGTTGGCATCAGCCGTGTTCCCGTACAAGAGATGCTTGGCCAGTTGGAACGTGACGGTATCGTGCGCAGCGAGTATCACCGCGCGGCACGCCTTGAGCCGTTCGACCCGGACGCAGTGCATGAGACCTATGAGCTGTTCGGTCTTGTGACGGGGCATGCCGCTGCGGCCGCCGCCCTGGCGATGACCGCCGGGTTGGCCAACGAACTCAGCGCGCTAGTTGCAGAGATGCGTGACGCGAACAAAGAGCGATTCAACGAGTTGACATGGGAATTCCGTCGACTGGTCAACACCGCAGCCAGTGGACCGCGGATGCGTGCCATGCTCTCGACGTTCCGCACCTTCATGCCGACCGCCTATACCTTGCTGCTCGACCGACCCGGCAACCGGGCCGCCATCCTTCGCCACTACCGCGGCGAATGCCGAGCCCTGACCAAGGGCGATTCCGCCGGCGCCCGCCGCGCCGCGGAGAGTCGTTGCGCGGACGAGGCCGAGATGCTGTTGACGGAGCTGGTTCGCAGAGGCGTCTTTGAGCATGCCGCTCAGCGAGGACGCCGCGGCTAA
- a CDS encoding TIGR03617 family F420-dependent LLM class oxidoreductase, which yields MVHLDATLSDDLDVAAEEARHIEADGFRTVWLGESKYDPFLRCYAAATATERLRVGTAVAIAFGRSPLTVASTGYDLARYSRGRFILGLGSQVKSHIERRFSMPWSRPAARMREFVCALRAIWDTWNNDAPLDFAGDFYTHTLMPPFFRPAAHPFGPPPVYLAAVGERMTEIAGEVSDGLFFHPFNTVRYLEEITLPAVARGRERAGKTLDGFAVCGPVLTAVGRTEAELDNAIAGVRNQIAFYASTPAYRPVLELHGWVSVAEELTAMTKQGRWNELAALVDDDMLHTVAVVGDVDQVSRALVERFGPIASSISFSTPYQHDRSIWPEVARKVAEVGTHAGRSASKSSAHDQNI from the coding sequence ATGGTCCACTTAGATGCCACGCTGTCTGACGATCTCGATGTCGCAGCAGAGGAGGCTCGTCACATCGAAGCGGACGGGTTCCGCACCGTGTGGTTGGGCGAGTCCAAATACGACCCTTTCCTGCGCTGTTACGCCGCAGCCACGGCCACCGAGCGCCTGCGGGTGGGGACAGCAGTGGCGATCGCCTTCGGGCGCAGCCCGCTGACCGTGGCCAGCACCGGCTACGACCTCGCCAGATACAGTCGAGGCCGTTTCATCCTCGGGCTCGGCTCACAGGTCAAGTCCCACATCGAGCGGCGCTTCTCGATGCCGTGGTCGCGGCCCGCCGCCAGGATGCGCGAGTTCGTGTGTGCGCTGCGCGCCATCTGGGACACCTGGAACAACGACGCGCCGCTGGATTTCGCCGGCGACTTTTACACCCATACCCTGATGCCCCCGTTCTTTCGCCCGGCCGCGCACCCGTTCGGGCCACCGCCGGTTTATTTGGCTGCTGTCGGGGAGCGGATGACCGAGATAGCAGGCGAGGTGAGTGATGGGCTGTTCTTCCACCCATTCAACACGGTGCGCTATCTCGAGGAGATCACGCTGCCGGCGGTGGCCCGTGGACGTGAGCGGGCCGGAAAGACGCTCGATGGATTCGCTGTGTGTGGCCCCGTGCTGACCGCCGTCGGTCGAACCGAGGCCGAGTTGGACAATGCGATTGCCGGCGTGCGCAATCAGATTGCGTTTTACGCGTCCACCCCGGCCTATCGCCCGGTGCTGGAACTGCACGGCTGGGTTTCCGTCGCCGAGGAACTGACGGCGATGACCAAGCAGGGGCGATGGAACGAGCTCGCCGCGCTGGTGGACGACGATATGCTGCACACCGTCGCGGTCGTGGGCGACGTCGATCAAGTCTCCCGCGCGCTGGTCGAACGATTCGGTCCCATCGCCAGTTCGATTTCGTTTTCCACGCCGTATCAGCACGACCGCTCCATCTGGCCCGAAGTCGCGAGGAAAGTGGCCGAAGTGGGAACGCACGCTGGCCGATCGGCATCGAAGAGCAGCGCACACGATCAAAATATTTAG
- a CDS encoding enoyl-CoA hydratase-related protein, with protein sequence MSGVRVLYGLRVHDEGAVRVVTLDRPERRNPLDLAIRPVLADVFEEADTDPAVRAIVLTGRDGAFCSGGDLATMHRMTPDHAVPRLQAAQRIVRAIAGAATPVVAAVDGAAFAAGLGLALACDRVVASTAARFSASFTGIGLAADLGLSWSLPRRVGAARAQQLMTFGGVLDADQGLQMGLVDAVVEPHATLATALADAQRFAQGPPRSLGLLKRHFADPPTDLASALDREVVMQTELMDTDDYAEGIAAFGEKRRPHFTGN encoded by the coding sequence ATGAGCGGCGTCCGAGTGCTCTATGGCCTGCGCGTCCACGACGAGGGCGCGGTCCGCGTCGTCACGCTGGACCGGCCGGAACGCCGCAACCCGTTGGACTTGGCCATCCGACCGGTGTTGGCCGACGTGTTTGAGGAGGCGGACACGGACCCGGCGGTGCGTGCCATCGTGTTGACGGGCCGCGACGGGGCGTTTTGCTCAGGTGGCGACCTGGCAACGATGCACCGGATGACCCCTGACCATGCCGTGCCGCGGTTGCAGGCGGCCCAGCGGATAGTCCGGGCGATCGCGGGCGCGGCAACACCGGTGGTGGCCGCCGTCGACGGTGCCGCATTTGCCGCCGGCCTGGGCCTCGCTCTGGCCTGCGACCGGGTCGTTGCCTCGACCGCGGCCCGGTTTTCGGCGTCGTTTACCGGCATCGGGCTGGCCGCCGACCTCGGTTTGTCGTGGTCACTTCCGCGCCGCGTCGGCGCCGCCCGGGCGCAGCAACTCATGACTTTCGGTGGCGTGCTCGATGCCGACCAAGGTCTGCAGATGGGCTTGGTGGACGCGGTTGTAGAGCCGCACGCGACGCTCGCGACGGCACTCGCTGACGCCCAGCGCTTCGCCCAGGGACCGCCCCGCTCGCTGGGGCTACTCAAACGGCACTTCGCCGATCCCCCCACAGATCTCGCATCCGCGCTCGATCGTGAAGTCGTGATGCAGACCGAATTGATGGACACCGATGACTACGCCGAAGGAATCGCCGCTTTCGGCGAAAAGCGCCGCCCCCACTTCACCGGTAACTGA
- a CDS encoding CaiB/BaiF CoA transferase family protein — translation MLLADLGADVVRIERRGRATLFPGTPSQNLLHRGKRSIDLDLKSVNGLRTAQDLVARADAVIEGFRPGVAERLGLGPTECLVINPALVYGRMTGWGQDGPLAQTAGHDINYIALTGALHAIGAADGPPQIPVNLLGDFGGGGTYLVIGLLAGLHAAAATGKGQVVDAAIVDGVSHLLAGTHARVASGTWADERGANLLDGGAPFYAVYETADGRHMAVGALEAPFYRALIAGLGIDVDPDLQHDSATWPQLRATIAEAFKSRTQAQWTDIFGVTDACVSPVRSLHEAARDPHLAARGSVTVLGGMLQPGRAPRFSSHPSADPARPPEPGQHTDEVLSEWTATL, via the coding sequence ATGCTGTTGGCCGACCTTGGGGCTGATGTGGTGCGCATCGAGCGGCGGGGGCGGGCCACATTGTTTCCGGGCACGCCATCGCAAAACTTACTGCACCGAGGTAAGCGGTCAATTGACCTTGACCTCAAGAGCGTCAACGGTTTACGAACCGCGCAAGATCTCGTCGCGCGGGCCGATGCGGTCATCGAGGGCTTCCGTCCGGGGGTCGCCGAACGACTCGGACTGGGGCCTACCGAGTGCCTAGTGATCAATCCCGCGCTGGTGTACGGACGGATGACCGGGTGGGGCCAGGACGGCCCGTTGGCACAGACCGCCGGCCACGACATCAATTACATCGCGCTGACGGGTGCACTTCACGCCATCGGTGCCGCGGACGGACCGCCTCAGATACCGGTCAACCTGCTCGGCGACTTCGGCGGTGGCGGAACGTATTTGGTGATCGGTCTGCTGGCCGGGCTGCACGCGGCCGCGGCGACCGGCAAAGGCCAAGTCGTCGATGCCGCCATTGTCGATGGCGTTTCCCATCTGCTTGCCGGGACGCACGCTCGCGTGGCGTCCGGGACGTGGGCCGACGAACGCGGTGCGAACCTCCTCGATGGAGGAGCCCCGTTCTATGCGGTGTACGAAACAGCTGACGGAAGGCACATGGCTGTCGGTGCACTCGAGGCGCCCTTCTACCGGGCATTGATCGCGGGTCTGGGCATAGACGTCGATCCAGATCTCCAACATGACAGTGCCACATGGCCACAGCTGCGTGCGACGATCGCGGAGGCGTTCAAGTCTCGGACGCAGGCCCAGTGGACCGACATATTTGGCGTGACCGATGCCTGCGTATCGCCGGTGCGCAGCCTGCACGAGGCGGCGCGCGACCCCCACCTCGCGGCCCGCGGCTCGGTGACGGTGCTCGGCGGGATGCTCCAGCCTGGTCGCGCACCGAGATTCTCCAGTCACCCTTCGGCCGATCCGGCGCGTCCGCCGGAGCCTGGACAACACACCGACGAGGTATTGAGCGAGTGGACCGCGACGCTCTAG
- a CDS encoding NAD-dependent epimerase/dehydratase family protein: MTVLGAGGYLGSALTRRFIADGHTVTGLVRSESAAAGVEELGAAAVLGDLDDLENTRAAIADMDAVVFAPQMMLEPENRAVADLLAALEGSGATFIFTSGTAVLSQRTDGDWSEDTFSENDDFVPSKYIGARRETERAVLEAAGRGVRSMVVRPSMIWGHGGCPMIKEFYRSVAATGTVCYLGRGLNLYSDIHVDEVAAIYARALKAGQPGALYHAVSGETNYRSLAEAIARDCEVPSRSVDFAEAVQIWGKTGAILYFSVCSRSRAPRTRTELGWIPDPTRLEILDDVGHPAYRELLATAP, encoded by the coding sequence GTGACGGTACTGGGCGCGGGCGGCTATCTCGGCTCGGCCCTGACGCGGCGGTTCATCGCGGACGGCCACACGGTGACGGGACTGGTGCGCAGCGAGAGCGCGGCGGCCGGGGTCGAAGAACTCGGCGCCGCTGCGGTGCTCGGCGACCTTGACGACCTCGAGAACACCCGCGCCGCTATCGCGGACATGGATGCGGTCGTGTTTGCGCCGCAGATGATGCTCGAGCCGGAAAACCGCGCTGTGGCCGACTTGCTGGCCGCCCTCGAAGGCTCCGGAGCGACTTTTATTTTCACCTCCGGCACCGCGGTGCTGTCCCAGCGCACCGACGGAGATTGGAGCGAAGACACGTTCAGCGAAAACGACGACTTCGTTCCGTCGAAGTACATCGGAGCGCGCCGAGAAACGGAGCGTGCGGTACTGGAGGCGGCCGGGCGGGGCGTGCGCTCGATGGTGGTGCGGCCCTCGATGATCTGGGGGCACGGCGGCTGCCCGATGATCAAAGAGTTCTACCGCAGTGTGGCGGCCACCGGCACGGTGTGCTACCTGGGCCGAGGATTGAATCTGTACTCGGACATCCATGTCGACGAGGTCGCAGCGATCTACGCCCGCGCCCTGAAGGCCGGCCAGCCAGGTGCGCTCTATCACGCCGTGTCAGGTGAGACGAACTATCGATCGCTCGCCGAAGCGATTGCCCGTGACTGCGAAGTACCAAGTCGCTCTGTCGATTTCGCCGAGGCAGTCCAGATTTGGGGGAAAACCGGCGCCATTCTCTATTTCAGCGTGTGCAGCCGTTCCCGAGCGCCCAGGACCAGGACCGAACTGGGCTGGATCCCGGACCCAACCCGGCTCGAAATTCTCGACGACGTCGGCCATCCGGCATACCGCGAGCTGCTTGCCACAGCTCCTTAG
- a CDS encoding SDR family NAD(P)-dependent oxidoreductase — translation MGYLEELAQLNGRRAVVIGGAGGLGALSSRALVRAGVAVFAVDKDAQAAEALRAELGDGLHTVVGDAREAAVLDELAAAAEDRVDILVNVVGGTFWSDLESLSDNAINSLIRLNFLAPVSAIRRFLPQLRVAGRQGGASIINITSIEAHRGAPSMSIYAAMKAGLTSLSASLAVELAPDRIRVNTIAPDVVETPALVKMLGHEGASPSAIDSRYAATIPCGRAGSADDWAGALLFLASGLSRYVTGQALHLDGGSSAAKGFTRWAGDGWFPFLPLTVAQNMDEINELRGAQSGHG, via the coding sequence GTGGGATATCTGGAAGAGCTGGCCCAGCTGAACGGCAGGCGAGCCGTGGTAATCGGTGGCGCGGGCGGCCTGGGGGCGCTCAGTTCGCGTGCGCTTGTGCGCGCCGGCGTTGCCGTCTTCGCAGTCGACAAAGATGCCCAAGCGGCCGAGGCGTTGCGCGCCGAACTCGGCGACGGTTTGCACACCGTGGTGGGAGATGCGCGGGAAGCGGCCGTTCTCGACGAACTGGCCGCCGCGGCGGAGGACCGCGTCGACATTCTCGTCAACGTGGTCGGCGGAACGTTTTGGTCGGATCTCGAATCCCTCAGCGACAACGCAATCAACAGCCTGATCCGGTTGAACTTCCTCGCGCCGGTAAGCGCGATACGCCGCTTTCTTCCGCAACTTCGGGTCGCCGGCCGGCAAGGCGGTGCGTCGATCATCAACATCACCTCGATCGAGGCGCATCGCGGCGCCCCATCGATGTCGATTTATGCCGCGATGAAAGCAGGACTCACCAGTCTGAGCGCATCGCTGGCCGTCGAGCTGGCGCCGGATCGCATCCGGGTCAACACGATCGCGCCCGACGTGGTCGAGACGCCGGCGCTTGTCAAGATGCTGGGCCACGAGGGGGCGTCGCCGTCGGCGATCGACTCACGCTATGCCGCGACCATCCCCTGTGGACGTGCCGGTTCGGCCGACGACTGGGCCGGCGCGCTGCTGTTCCTCGCTTCCGGGCTGTCGCGCTACGTGACGGGACAAGCGCTGCATCTCGACGGCGGAAGCAGTGCCGCAAAAGGATTCACGCGCTGGGCCGGTGACGGGTGGTTCCCCTTCTTGCCCCTGACCGTCGCCCAGAACATGGACGAAATCAACGAGTTACGAGGAGCGCAAAGTGGCCACGGATAA
- a CDS encoding SDR family oxidoreductase, with protein sequence MATDNRIAVVTGANKGIGRAIVEQLAVAGVTVFLGSRDRARGQAAVDELTSSGLDVRLLELDITDDASVAAAVKSFTEQADRLDALVNNAGAAFGWSTAPSAEPLDQIKAIYDVNVFGTIRVTQAFIPLLKVAPSANVVMMSSLAGSLTAGSDRTSPFYRVNQLGYNSSKTALNGVVVAFAKELSASGVKVNAVEPGFVGTEMNAGRGPLTPAQGAVEAVRLALAGTDGPSGGFFGADGSHPW encoded by the coding sequence GTGGCCACGGATAACCGGATTGCGGTTGTGACGGGCGCGAACAAGGGCATCGGACGGGCCATCGTCGAGCAGCTTGCGGTGGCGGGCGTAACGGTGTTCCTCGGCTCGCGAGACCGGGCGCGGGGGCAGGCCGCGGTCGACGAACTCACAAGCTCCGGTTTGGATGTCCGGCTGTTAGAACTCGACATCACCGATGACGCCAGCGTGGCGGCGGCCGTGAAATCGTTCACTGAGCAGGCCGATCGTCTCGACGCTCTGGTGAACAACGCAGGTGCGGCGTTCGGCTGGTCCACCGCGCCCAGCGCAGAGCCGCTCGACCAGATCAAGGCGATTTACGACGTCAATGTTTTCGGCACCATCCGCGTCACCCAGGCTTTTATCCCATTATTGAAAGTGGCACCTTCGGCCAACGTGGTGATGATGAGCAGCCTCGCCGGGTCGCTCACCGCGGGCTCCGACCGGACCAGCCCCTTCTATCGGGTCAACCAGCTCGGCTACAACTCATCGAAGACCGCCCTAAATGGCGTCGTGGTGGCTTTCGCCAAGGAATTAAGCGCATCTGGCGTCAAAGTCAACGCCGTCGAGCCGGGGTTCGTCGGAACGGAAATGAACGCCGGCCGCGGCCCGCTGACTCCGGCTCAGGGAGCCGTCGAAGCCGTTCGATTGGCTTTGGCGGGCACGGACGGGCCATCGGGGGGATTCTTCGGAGCCGACGGAAGCCATCCCTGGTGA
- a CDS encoding SDR family NAD(P)-dependent oxidoreductase, giving the protein MHLSGTSTLVTGGGSGLGLATAAALLARGASVVIADLPTSPGEKAAADLGARFVPADVTDEGQMATALDAAEEAGPLRGVVHCAGRGGDRTRIIDRERVPGPLSSFEEVIRVNLLGTYNVLRLAAQRIAGNAELLDGDRGAIVLTASVAAFDGQIGQTSYTAAKAAVHGITLVAARDLASWAIRVNTIAPGTFDTPMLGRLRSDIRDGLAASVPHPKRLGNPEDFGRLAVDLLENAYLNGQTVRLDGAIRMAPR; this is encoded by the coding sequence ATGCACCTTTCAGGCACATCGACACTCGTCACCGGAGGAGGCTCCGGCCTCGGCCTGGCAACCGCCGCCGCGCTGCTCGCGCGCGGCGCCTCGGTCGTGATCGCCGACCTGCCGACCTCACCCGGTGAGAAGGCCGCCGCCGACCTCGGCGCACGGTTCGTCCCCGCCGACGTCACCGACGAGGGCCAAATGGCCACCGCACTGGACGCGGCGGAGGAAGCCGGGCCGCTGCGAGGCGTTGTGCACTGCGCCGGCCGAGGCGGCGACCGTACCCGCATCATCGACCGCGAGCGCGTCCCAGGGCCCCTGAGCAGCTTCGAAGAGGTGATCCGGGTCAACCTGCTCGGCACCTACAACGTGCTGCGGCTGGCCGCGCAACGCATAGCGGGTAACGCAGAACTCCTCGACGGCGACCGGGGAGCGATCGTGTTGACGGCCTCGGTGGCGGCTTTTGACGGCCAGATCGGCCAGACGTCGTACACGGCCGCCAAGGCCGCAGTCCACGGCATCACGCTTGTCGCGGCCCGCGACCTCGCGAGTTGGGCCATTCGCGTCAACACGATCGCCCCCGGTACCTTCGACACTCCGATGCTCGGGCGACTGCGCAGCGACATCCGCGACGGCCTCGCGGCATCGGTGCCGCACCCCAAGCGCCTCGGAAACCCCGAGGATTTCGGTCGGCTCGCAGTCGACCTGTTGGAGAACGCCTATCTCAACGGTCAAACCGTGCGGTTGGACGGCGCCATCCGAATGGCGCCACGATGA
- a CDS encoding thiolase family protein: protein MRDAVIVEAVRTPIGKRNGALAGVHPVDLSALVLMELARRTGIDPADVDDVQWGCVTQLGDQSSNIGRFAVLAAGWPETVPAVTVNRACGSSQQALDHAAYAVMSGQQDLVVAGGVETMSRVPLGAARESGLPYGPTARARYDGADFNQGTGAELIAERWGLTRHDLDDYAAESHAKAAAAIDSRAFDAQTVPVQTETGTVTVDEGVRRGTTTETLAALKPSFRPDGVIHAGNASQISDGAAALLVTTPQRARDLGLNPIVRYHSGAVVGADPVMVLTGPIPATAKVLKRSGLAIGDIGAFEVNEAFAPVPLAWLADTGAEPERLNPLGGAIAVGHPLGASGAILMTRLIHHMRASGLRFGLQTMCEGGGTANATLVELIA from the coding sequence ATGCGTGATGCGGTGATCGTCGAGGCGGTGCGCACACCGATCGGCAAACGAAACGGGGCACTCGCCGGGGTGCACCCGGTGGACCTGTCCGCGCTGGTGCTCATGGAACTCGCCCGCCGCACCGGGATCGACCCCGCCGATGTCGATGACGTGCAGTGGGGTTGCGTCACGCAACTCGGGGACCAGTCGAGCAATATCGGACGCTTCGCGGTGCTGGCCGCCGGATGGCCGGAGACCGTTCCCGCGGTGACCGTCAACCGCGCCTGCGGATCCAGTCAGCAGGCCCTCGATCACGCCGCCTACGCGGTCATGTCGGGCCAACAGGATCTGGTGGTCGCGGGCGGAGTCGAAACGATGAGTCGGGTGCCGCTCGGCGCGGCGCGAGAGAGTGGCCTTCCGTATGGTCCCACCGCGCGGGCGCGCTACGACGGCGCAGACTTCAACCAGGGCACGGGTGCCGAGTTGATCGCTGAGCGCTGGGGATTGACGCGACATGATCTCGACGACTACGCCGCAGAGTCGCACGCCAAGGCAGCAGCGGCCATCGACTCACGAGCCTTCGACGCTCAGACGGTGCCGGTGCAGACCGAAACCGGCACAGTCACTGTCGACGAGGGAGTTCGACGCGGCACCACCACCGAAACGCTTGCCGCACTAAAGCCTTCGTTTCGGCCCGACGGGGTGATCCACGCCGGTAATGCCTCGCAGATCTCCGATGGTGCTGCCGCGCTGTTGGTGACGACACCGCAACGGGCTCGCGACCTCGGCCTTAACCCGATCGTGCGATACCACTCGGGAGCAGTGGTCGGCGCCGATCCGGTCATGGTCTTGACCGGACCCATTCCGGCCACCGCCAAGGTGCTGAAACGCTCGGGTCTCGCGATCGGCGATATCGGGGCATTCGAGGTGAACGAGGCATTTGCCCCGGTCCCGCTGGCTTGGCTGGCCGACACCGGCGCCGAGCCGGAACGGCTCAACCCGCTAGGTGGCGCGATCGCGGTCGGTCACCCGCTGGGCGCCTCCGGCGCGATTCTGATGACCCGGTTGATTCACCACATGCGTGCATCGGGACTGCGCTTCGGCCTGCAAACAATGTGCGAAGGCGGGGGAACCGCCAACGCGACGCTCGTCGAGCTAATCGCATAA
- a CDS encoding class I adenylate-forming enzyme family protein, whose product MFRQQSLRGPARPALTFEGQTWNYAEIRTRFESLASGLHDLGIRRGDRVLYAGLNHPSLILSMFATMDLGAVFVPVDPRLAPPERAWVLDDLRPAAVIAAEQFCDDFTGFGNVISADGTGNASIAGLVQGYEPATRLPVHRLDLALILYTSGTTGRPKGVMHTHEMILANGHQLGTLFGARGDDVGLVMTPMFHTAGCNSNPVYLWGVGGRIVVLPKMDGPAALDAIVSCRVSRIDTVTAALGVLYNTPGFADADLSQVRSLNVGGAPIPRDQVEAFRRHGADIYMAIGMTECPVACALAPEKLATKPDSVGKPLAYLERRLVSPGVGDDVAAPNTPGELCLRGPSVTSGYWNNPTATAAAFDEEGWFHTGDIAKLDQDGDLYVVGRMKDVIKTGGESVAAAEVERVVAGHPAVSLCAVVGAPHEKWGETIVAVVSLVRGATLQLDELRDHCAPHLARFKLPTRLVVTDDMPLTTSGKVAKHKLRERL is encoded by the coding sequence ATGTTCAGGCAACAGTCGCTGCGCGGTCCCGCGCGGCCCGCCCTGACTTTCGAGGGCCAAACGTGGAACTACGCCGAGATCCGCACGCGGTTCGAATCGTTGGCGAGTGGCCTTCACGACCTGGGCATCAGGCGTGGAGATCGGGTTCTGTATGCGGGCCTGAATCATCCCAGCCTGATCCTGTCGATGTTCGCGACGATGGACCTCGGCGCGGTGTTTGTGCCGGTCGACCCCCGGCTGGCGCCACCCGAAAGGGCTTGGGTGCTCGATGATCTCCGTCCGGCGGCCGTCATCGCCGCCGAACAATTCTGTGACGACTTCACCGGGTTTGGCAACGTCATCTCGGCCGATGGCACAGGAAATGCGAGTATCGCCGGGCTGGTGCAAGGCTACGAACCGGCCACCCGCCTGCCGGTGCATCGCTTGGACCTCGCGTTGATCCTCTACACCTCGGGCACGACCGGGCGCCCAAAGGGCGTGATGCATACCCACGAGATGATTCTGGCCAACGGACATCAGCTCGGTACGCTGTTCGGCGCGCGTGGCGACGACGTGGGCTTGGTCATGACGCCGATGTTCCACACCGCCGGATGCAACAGCAATCCGGTCTATCTATGGGGCGTCGGGGGACGAATCGTCGTGTTGCCCAAGATGGATGGGCCGGCCGCCCTCGATGCGATCGTCAGCTGCCGCGTCAGCCGAATCGACACCGTCACCGCCGCGCTCGGCGTTCTCTACAACACGCCAGGTTTCGCGGATGCCGATCTCTCGCAGGTCCGGTCATTGAACGTCGGTGGAGCACCGATCCCCCGTGACCAAGTGGAGGCTTTCCGCCGCCACGGCGCAGACATCTACATGGCGATCGGGATGACCGAATGCCCGGTTGCCTGTGCGCTGGCACCGGAGAAGCTGGCGACAAAACCCGATTCGGTCGGAAAACCATTGGCTTACCTCGAGCGTCGCCTGGTATCGCCCGGAGTGGGTGACGACGTCGCCGCGCCCAATACACCCGGCGAGCTCTGCCTGCGCGGTCCGTCGGTGACATCCGGCTACTGGAACAACCCGACCGCGACGGCGGCGGCCTTCGATGAGGAAGGCTGGTTCCATACGGGTGACATCGCGAAGTTAGATCAAGACGGTGATCTGTACGTCGTCGGGCGAATGAAGGACGTGATCAAGACCGGCGGCGAGAGCGTCGCGGCGGCCGAGGTCGAGCGAGTCGTAGCTGGCCATCCTGCGGTGTCCCTGTGCGCCGTCGTCGGCGCGCCGCACGAGAAATGGGGCGAGACGATCGTGGCGGTCGTATCGCTGGTGCGCGGAGCTACGTTGCAGCTCGACGAATTGCGCGACCATTGCGCGCCGCATCTCGCCCGATTCAAACTGCCCACCCGGCTCGTCGTTACCGATGACATGCCCCTGACCACATCGGGAAAAGTTGCGAAACACAAGTTGCGCGAACGACTTTGA